The Corythoichthys intestinalis isolate RoL2023-P3 chromosome 1, ASM3026506v1, whole genome shotgun sequence genomic interval atcgcaattcaaaccatccataaaatatgccatatttttctgtaaattattggtggaatggaaagataagacacaagacggatatatacattcaacatactgtacataagtactgtatttgtttattataacaataaatcaacaagatggcattaacattctgttaaagcgatgcatggatagaaagacttgtagtttttaaaagataaatgttagtacaagttatagaaattttatattaaaacccctcaatcttttcgttttaatacaatttgtaaaattttcaaacaaaacataaactagtagctcgccattgttgatgtcaataatgacacaatgctcatggatggtgtTGAAACCCAAgcgcccaagcgccagcagaaggcgaaaaaacaccaaaaaacacaagtaacaaatggacatgacactgtcattttaatctgtttgagaagGGCAtgtcggtcatttcgcatctagttctacgtacatgtgatatctatgacacgtatcagacgctacctgctaccaccacaGCAACATGcgagcgtagtttttagcaacgtcggcgcagtttgtaacggctgtcggctgcagtaaggtattattttattgctttttcctctacgcacgtgacgtcagcgcgttgtcccgcattaaaagtagtccgggcaaaacgtgatgcttagagcttgcaaaattaaacgattcctcgaggtgaatagaattactcagatcagtttttaaactcgagttactcgagtattcgtttcagctcttgtGTGTTTTAGTGTGATAGTTTAAATGTGATTTCCGAGAGAATCGTCTatgacaaactgagcagggaaaaggcttttctccggtgtgtgtcattgtgtgtgtgtttaaacttCCCTTCTGagagaatcttttaccacaagatgtgcagacaaaaggcttttctcctgtGTGCGTTCGCATGTGtctttttaaaagattttttacAGAGAAAGATTTATCGCAAATTGAGCagtcaaaaggcttctctccagtgtgtataCGTGTGTGTTCTTTCAAACGTTTCTTttcggtgaatcttttaccacaagttGTGCagtcaaaaggcttttctcccgtGTGTGTTTTAGTGTGATAGTTTAGATATGCTTTGTGAGAGAATCGTTTCTGACAAACTGAGCAagaaaaaggcttttctccggtGTGTATTTTTGCATGTCTCATTAAACTTCCCTTCAGCGCGAATCGTTTACCACaagatgtgcagacaaaaggcttttctcctgtGTGCGTTCGCATGAGtctttttaaaagattttttacAGAGAAAGATTTATCGCTAAGTGAGCagtcaaaaggcttctctccagtgtgtattTTTGCATGTCTCATTAAACCTCCCTTCTGAGCGAATTGTTTACCACAAACGGTGCACACAAAAGGCTTTTCCccagtgtgtgtacgtgtgtgtcTTGTTAACTGATGCTTTGTAAAAAATCTCATatgacaaactgagcaggcgaaaggcttttcCCCAGTGTGTGTAAGTGCGTGTTTCTTTAAAGCTGCCTTAGTGATGTATCTTTTATGGCAAATTGAGCagtcaaaaggcttctctccagtgtgcgtTCTTGTGTGTTCGATCAAACGTCCCTTGTCGGTGAATCCTTTACCGCAACATGTGCAGactaaaggcttctctccagtgtgtgtcatTGTGTGTTTGTTCAAAGTTTTCTTCTGAGCGAAGCTTTTACCACAgagtgagcaggcaaaaggcttccttACAGTGCATTCTTTTGTGTCTCTTTTCACTGATGACTTGATGAgggattttgaagcattttgatCAAAGTCATCATCCTCCTCATTGGTGTTAAAGTCAGAAGAGTTTGACGTTACGTCGTCACTGTCCGAGAGCGGAGCCAACAAACAGTCAGGTTGCTGTCGTCCCTCTCCTTTTGTTGTCAGGTGTTGAAATGAGCTGTCGCGCCAAGGTTTTGCTGCGACGCTCTCTTCGCTTGGACCTTCATCTTCTTCACTCTTCACACAAACAATTATTGGACACTTAGCGATTTCATCttcctgttcttcttctttCATGTTGGGGGTCTCTGGctccgcctcctgtttgatGTACGGTATCTCCGACTCCTCCTCTTTAACGTGGAGGGGCTCATGCTTCTCAGGCTGAAGCTCTTTTATAGTGACGACTGCGGGACACTGGATGGAAAAATATCACATGATTTGCTTTAGTCGAGCTTTCCgtgttgtatatttttttccgaCACCAAGGCCTTGCTCGGACTGGCAGTCAAAATTTGGTTTTCAGCCAGttcagccaatagtgtaccgcgcgcagcacgtcacttttctcattaatattcatgacgctaacaactgttgctaggggggtcgTTTTTCCCTcacgctagatgcatgtaaatagtgcacgaacgagatgtttactgagctaagccTACCAATTctatccgaaaatgatgtccgagGTGCcagattcactggtaaagatgtggaagaacatacaaatgttcagttaaagcaatggcttgagtgtcgagggctagaaaaaaaacgggaaaaagagccgaggtagcttttttatcgacacctttttcttgtgtgcattgccttacgacaCTGACAttaacattctcctgtttcaacaagctatcctttaccaccatatgccctgtctttcttagatATTATATCCTGtgtttgtcttacgtctctgaccgttcttgggggtcatttatattgctatttttgtgttgcgatcgcaaatgctactcagtgacagccaacaaacacttttactTTTTTCAAGTCTTCATTCTAATAATTAATTTACTTTCCCCTTCCTAAggctgtttctttacaacagaaatctAGAGCCTACCTATAAACAGGCTTACCAAGGCCAAACATAGCTAATTCATTTAAACATCCATATTTTAGGAAAATAGGGCTAAATGATTGTTGAGATatataaataacatttttaattttttttcaggtcatttattgtttctagggttgttctgatcatgttttttttgctcacgatccgatcccgatcgttttagtttgagtatctgccgatcccgatatttcccgatcagagtgcttttttttgctcccgattcaattccaatcattcccgataatcttccccgatcatatacattttggcaatgcattaagaaaaaaatgaataaaactcgaacgaatatatatacattcaacatacagtacataagtactgtatttgtttattatgacaatatatcctcaagatggcatttacattattaacattctttctgtgagagggatccacggatagaaagacttgtgaccttgtatattgtgaataaatattgccatctagtgtatttgttgagctttcagtaaatgatactgcagccatgccccaatgcatgatgggaagtggaaccattatgggaagtggaaccatggctgtgcgtagtgctagcaattcatatatcttctctgcgttgggaaataaaataaggtgttaagaaaaagatcaaatgcgaccttgcttccccacattgcttcccatgatatgtctaatcgtagggagagggattgtaaggttttagtcaattaaaataagcctccaaaggctgccaaaattcactctacttattttatgctgccttttatctctctatataggtaaaacagtgccattacagatggagcgcgataatgcgtgagtgggtcgtgcaacgcatgcattaattgcgtaaaaatttttaacgtgatacatttaaaaaaaacttattaccgccgttactgggataaatttaataaccctaccttaaagctaaactaaagactctggatgagtgtaacatattatgtctgtaacgttaaaacaattagaaaacgatgtaataaaaaaaatatatatataaaaaaggcatggccgatatttttttgccgattccgatactttgaaactgacgtgattggacccgatcgatcggcattgatcgggacatctctaatggtTTCAGGTCATCCATtgtagacagaagcagcacggcaaaatgccACGCTAATAATATTACGTATAACAATATAACATAGTTCACAGTTTttccctccgagtttttggcttcgggaaacatgacgaaaacatccttcatatgtggacggtcg includes:
- the LOC130921311 gene encoding gastrula zinc finger protein XlCGF57.1-like; the protein is MKCPAVVTIKELQPEKHEPLHVKEEESEIPYIKQEAEPETPNMKEEEQEDEIAKCPIIVCVKSEEDEGPSEESVAAKPWRDSSFQHLTTKGEGRQQPDCLLAPLSDSDDVTSNSSDFNTNEEDDDFDQNASKSLIKSSVKRDTKECTVRKPFACSLCGKSFAQKKTLNKHTMTHTGEKPLVCTCCGKGFTDKGRLIEHTRTHTGEKPFDCSICHKRYITKAALKKHALTHTGEKPFACSVCHMRFFTKHQLTRHTRTHTGEKPFVCTVCGKQFAQKGGLMRHAKIHTGEKPFDCSLSDKSFSVKNLLKRLMRTHTGEKPFVCTSCGKRFALKGSLMRHAKIHTGEKPFSCSVCQKRFSHKAYLNYHTKTHTGEKPFDCTTCGKRFTEKKRLKEHTRIHTGEKPFDCSICDKSFSVKNLLKRHMRTHTGEKPFVCTSCGKRFSQKGSLNTHTMTHTGEKPFPCSVCHRRFSRKSHLNYHTKTHKS